A window of the Elusimicrobiota bacterium genome harbors these coding sequences:
- a CDS encoding CBASS cGAMP synthase yields MRKFHKLLHGESAFYQAIVPLAEQEAGLRAAKNKIRDHLRVGIQAASKTALGMEKTVSPRFRTQGSWAYRACIQPDQAPPQEMDWDYGVYLPVEAWEETGTPRVAARAYFDLVESLLRELCVREGWQLGKKDKDHCIRVHVGKGAHVDVALYAAPADQFARVSDREIERTEKAVAMDSVTLSMERLNEAAEIQIEQEWDDFEGMMVATRKGVWEPSDAEHIAGWFRDQLKVHGEQLQRVWRYLKAWRDHQWAKGGPSSVLLMLLACRHFDKQPGRDDKALAHVAGFLPAGLANDFFEAGIDDEHNFNRLDAMGRLEAQQRATQLSTNLQGALFNVLQQKSAVIVALRGQLGPRIPNREADVENDSPADQVRETPARVVVPPVVNNTYAG; encoded by the coding sequence ATGCGTAAGTTCCACAAACTGTTGCATGGCGAGTCCGCTTTCTATCAGGCGATTGTGCCCCTCGCCGAGCAAGAGGCTGGGTTGCGAGCAGCCAAGAATAAGATTCGCGACCATCTGCGGGTAGGCATCCAAGCGGCCAGCAAGACAGCGCTGGGCATGGAAAAGACCGTCTCCCCACGTTTTCGCACGCAGGGTTCCTGGGCCTACCGGGCATGCATCCAGCCGGATCAAGCACCACCCCAGGAAATGGACTGGGACTATGGTGTTTATCTGCCAGTAGAAGCGTGGGAAGAGACTGGCACACCGAGAGTGGCGGCCCGGGCCTACTTTGACTTGGTCGAATCTTTGTTGCGCGAACTATGCGTGCGGGAAGGTTGGCAGCTTGGTAAGAAGGACAAAGATCACTGCATTCGAGTCCACGTTGGCAAGGGAGCGCACGTAGACGTCGCCCTCTATGCCGCACCTGCTGATCAGTTTGCCAGGGTCTCCGATCGAGAGATCGAGCGAACTGAGAAGGCAGTGGCCATGGATTCGGTCACCTTGTCCATGGAACGTTTGAATGAAGCCGCCGAAATCCAAATCGAGCAGGAATGGGACGACTTCGAAGGCATGATGGTCGCAACCCGCAAAGGTGTCTGGGAGCCTTCCGATGCGGAACACATTGCAGGCTGGTTCCGGGACCAACTTAAAGTACATGGTGAGCAGCTCCAACGCGTGTGGCGCTACCTCAAAGCATGGCGGGATCACCAGTGGGCCAAAGGTGGTCCCAGCTCTGTGCTCTTGATGCTGCTGGCGTGCCGTCATTTCGACAAACAGCCTGGGCGCGACGACAAGGCATTGGCTCACGTCGCCGGATTCCTTCCTGCCGGTCTTGCCAACGATTTTTTCGAAGCAGGCATCGACGACGAGCACAATTTCAATCGGCTTGATGCGATGGGACGGCTGGAAGCGCAACAGCGCGCCACCCAGCTCAGCACCAACCTGCAAGGGGCGCTGTTCAATGTCCTTCAACAAAAAAGTGCTGTGATTGTCGCGTTGCGTGGCCAGTTGGGTCCGCGCATCCCGAACCGCGAAGCTGATGTTGAGAACGACTCACCAGCGGATCAGGTACGAGAAACGCCCGCTAGGGTCGTGGTGCCACCCGTCGTCAACAACACATATGCGGGATAG
- a CDS encoding Mov34/MPN/PAD-1 family protein codes for MRFIIELEQGWMMAKHASAKRVPEPACLVFKNPLVADGLVLFESTVLAVIAHHRQLTSQLPESGGILLGYRRGLHLHITHATKPGPQDRATRVSFVRKDPDHQAQALRMWKESGHTTDYLGEWHTHPEAIPNPSPTDHRAWGEIFGTSVAQHVFVIAGTSDVIWAGCADGEQISRLIPFSA; via the coding sequence TTGCGGTTCATCATCGAACTCGAACAAGGCTGGATGATGGCGAAACATGCATCGGCAAAGCGAGTTCCTGAGCCAGCTTGCCTCGTGTTCAAGAATCCCTTGGTTGCGGATGGTTTGGTTCTTTTTGAGTCCACTGTGCTTGCGGTGATTGCTCACCATCGGCAGCTGACCTCTCAACTGCCAGAGTCAGGCGGCATCTTGCTCGGCTACCGGCGCGGGCTGCACTTGCACATCACCCACGCGACTAAACCAGGGCCCCAGGACAGGGCCACGCGCGTGTCGTTCGTTCGCAAAGATCCCGACCATCAGGCCCAGGCTCTGCGCATGTGGAAAGAATCGGGGCACACCACCGACTATCTCGGTGAGTGGCATACACATCCAGAAGCAATACCTAATCCGTCTCCGACCGATCACAGAGCATGGGGGGAGATCTTTGGAACCAGCGTGGCGCAACATGTTTTTGTCATCGCTGGCACGAGCGACGTTATATGGGCCGGTTGCGCGGATGGCGAACAAATCTCTCGGCTTATTCCTTTTTCTGCGTAG
- a CDS encoding ThiF family adenylyltransferase, translating to MRHLVAHGFSYFKRRRGVLWFRGTLPCKQGAIKVELGISDWDFVSYPTIRLLERPASLEGVQAHLTARNGLCYYTHGAVVLNRFDPVVAVAQCVAQATEVLDSLALDPEYRRDELTREYLAQWSVGQLPAPWVVIKAGLSEESANSNVAALGEGYFIFGDKPDELAAIAEAVGESLRDYGNGFAWVLRTTKWPPMSESFPTDLQSLFTWLKAWDKDLSGDFQHRLGHDRGYLKWPFLYLMIKSPAGWLGIEIPLGNALVRKAGHRKPSVYRQQMHSSGKGRCIVRLAVVDWSAEFIHSRNLDFDDLTNKRITVIGCGAIGSHLAEALVRLGAGQGKRGHLRIIDPDSMSSENLGRHALGYPSLLKDKPTAMKEELHRTFPLAKVDGIWGNALAMRDLFKGDLLIDATGEEAVSEAINAKHMAQRKSACPVLYVRISGTGGAVQSFWVDAEKGACFHCLRYTDAQGRRVERFPIEKSNSPTWIMKGCHALTPYAVSAPMHAAALATDAIADWLRDQVSPRLRVLVRPGADVHPVKSQDPKRLDTCSACGSSSNSNKAG from the coding sequence ATGCGCCACCTGGTGGCGCATGGATTTTCCTACTTCAAACGCAGGCGTGGTGTCCTCTGGTTTCGTGGCACACTTCCTTGCAAGCAAGGCGCCATCAAGGTCGAGTTAGGCATCTCGGACTGGGACTTTGTTTCCTATCCGACCATCCGCCTGCTCGAACGGCCTGCATCGCTTGAAGGCGTGCAAGCTCATCTGACCGCCCGCAATGGGCTTTGCTATTACACGCATGGAGCCGTTGTTCTCAACCGCTTCGATCCCGTCGTTGCGGTGGCACAGTGCGTGGCCCAAGCAACCGAGGTATTGGACAGTCTTGCACTCGACCCCGAGTACCGACGAGACGAGTTGACGCGCGAATACCTTGCGCAGTGGTCGGTAGGACAGCTGCCGGCGCCTTGGGTTGTGATAAAGGCAGGGCTTTCGGAAGAGAGTGCCAACTCCAATGTGGCAGCGCTTGGCGAAGGCTATTTCATCTTTGGCGATAAACCCGATGAGCTTGCCGCGATTGCGGAGGCGGTGGGTGAATCTTTACGTGACTATGGCAACGGTTTCGCCTGGGTTCTTCGCACGACCAAATGGCCACCGATGAGCGAGTCTTTTCCCACTGACCTGCAATCCTTATTCACGTGGCTCAAAGCTTGGGACAAAGATCTCTCCGGGGATTTTCAGCATCGATTGGGGCACGATCGGGGCTATCTGAAATGGCCTTTCCTCTATCTGATGATCAAGAGTCCAGCCGGGTGGCTGGGGATTGAGATTCCACTGGGCAATGCGCTGGTGCGAAAAGCGGGTCATAGAAAGCCATCGGTCTATCGCCAGCAGATGCATTCCAGCGGTAAAGGGCGGTGCATCGTTCGGCTTGCCGTTGTAGATTGGAGTGCAGAGTTCATCCATTCTAGGAACCTTGATTTCGATGATCTTACGAACAAGCGCATCACCGTCATTGGCTGCGGCGCGATCGGCAGTCATCTGGCCGAGGCCTTGGTTCGCTTGGGGGCGGGGCAGGGTAAGCGTGGACACCTTCGGATCATTGATCCTGATTCGATGAGCTCTGAAAACCTTGGCAGGCATGCCCTCGGTTATCCGTCCTTGTTGAAAGACAAACCCACCGCGATGAAAGAGGAGCTGCATCGCACTTTCCCCCTGGCAAAGGTGGACGGCATCTGGGGCAATGCCTTGGCAATGCGCGATCTGTTCAAGGGAGATTTACTCATTGATGCCACCGGCGAAGAGGCGGTGAGCGAGGCTATCAACGCCAAGCACATGGCTCAACGAAAATCGGCATGCCCGGTTCTCTACGTTCGCATTTCGGGCACGGGCGGCGCGGTTCAGTCGTTCTGGGTTGATGCTGAAAAAGGGGCCTGTTTTCATTGCCTTCGCTATACCGATGCACAGGGCCGGCGCGTAGAACGGTTCCCGATCGAGAAAAGCAATTCTCCGACCTGGATCATGAAAGGTTGCCACGCATTAACCCCTTACGCAGTCTCTGCTCCTATGCACGCCGCTGCGCTTGCAACAGATGCGATTGCTGACTGGTTGCGAGATCAAGTGTCTCCACGGTTGCGTGTTCTTGTGCGTCCCGGCGCTGATGTTCACCCAGTGAAAAGCCAGGACCCAAAGCGGCTCGATACGTGCTCAGCTTGCGGTTCATCATCGAACTCGAACAAGGCTGGATGA